Proteins encoded together in one Lathyrus oleraceus cultivar Zhongwan6 chromosome 5, CAAS_Psat_ZW6_1.0, whole genome shotgun sequence window:
- the LOC127082403 gene encoding pyrophosphate--fructose 6-phosphate 1-phosphotransferase subunit alpha-like, with protein MVILGEEFAQPKLTIFEISPKVSDAVQARAEQDKYHGVILLLEGLAESIPEIHALLKEIHILLQQGVAADKIFVHLSPWASTLVEFLPPFIRRQLLPYAEPDDSTQSSQIGTKKILAYPMEAKINKFQKEITQERKK; from the coding sequence ATGGTAATTCTCGGGGAGGAGTTTGCTCAACCAAAGCTTACCATTTTTGAAATTTCACCGAAGGTTTCTGATGCAGTTCAGGCTAGAGCAGAGCAAGACAAATATCACGGAGTAATCCTCCTTCTAGAAGGTCTGGCTGAGAGCATTCCTGAAATCCATGCACTCTTAAAGGAAATTCACATTTTGCTCCAACAAGGTGTTGCTGCTGATAAGATATTTGTTCATCTTTCACCATGGGCTTCTACTTTAGTTGAATTTCTACCACCATTTATCAGAAGACAATTGCTTCCTTACGCTGAACCTGATGACTCAACACAGTCGTCTCAGATTGGGACCAAGAAGATCCTAGCATATCCTATGGAAGCAAAGATAAACAAATTTCAGAAAGAAATCACACAGGAAAGGAAAAAATAG